GCGTAGCAGGGTTTTCCAAATACCATTTCAGCAGGATTTTTCAGGGGATGCTGCATGAACCGTTAGCCCATTATGTGAACCGGATTCGAATGGAGAAGGCCATGTTTTTACTGGCACACCGGGCTGGGGACTAAGTTTGTCCACTATGGATATGGCAAGAATAGGGCAACTATACCTAGAGGGCGGAGTCTTTAAGGGCAAACAAATAGTACCTGCGCAGTGGATAGATGAGAGTACAAAGGAACAAAGTCGATGGGATAAGTTGTCGTATGGTTATATGTGGTGGATTATAGATGATAAGGAAAAGATCTATGCAGCTATGGGAGATGGAGGAAATGTGATTTATGTTAATACGAAGAAAAAAATGGTAATATCCATTGCTTCTCTTTTTATACCACATGCGAAAGATCGATTGAAACTTATCAGGGAGTATATGGAACCTATGTTTGATAGAAACGAATGACCTAGTATGGATAGGTTGATAATTTAACTAAAAGGTATTAATATTTATAGATATCATTAAAGTATAACAGGCTTGCGGATGAAAGAAATTGTATTTGCTTGTAATGGATGGTATAATTTAATATATTTGTATTGCTATATTTCATTTATAATTAAAAAATTCAAAAGCATATCTAGAAAATTCTATAAAGACAGGAGAAGGTTATAGATATATATCATGGCAGATTGGAGTGATAATAATGGGAAATACGGATAAGTTTGAAATGATAGCTAATATGTATGATACACCTGAAAGAATCCAAATTGCAAAGGTATCTTCAGAAGCTATCGGTGAATTTTTAGTAGATTCGAATGGAAAGGATGCAATTGATTTTGGCTGTGGTACGGGTCTAGTAGGAATGGATTTGTTAAACAAGTTGAATTCCATACTTTTTCTGGATACCTCACAAAATATGATTCATCAAGTAGAGCAAAAAATTACTAGTGCAAATATACAGAATGCAGCAACGTTATGTTTTGACTTTGAAAAAGATAACCTGTCGGATGTGCATGCGGACTATATTTTTATGGTT
The nucleotide sequence above comes from Anaerocolumna cellulosilytica. Encoded proteins:
- a CDS encoding AraC family transcriptional regulator, giving the protein MPDKKCKEEYLRRIHKVQDYIEHHVGQSLTITELAGVAGFSKYHFSRIFQGMLHEPLAHYVNRIRMEKAMFLLAHRAGD
- a CDS encoding serine hydrolase domain-containing protein, translating into MSTMDMARIGQLYLEGGVFKGKQIVPAQWIDESTKEQSRWDKLSYGYMWWIIDDKEKIYAAMGDGGNVIYVNTKKKMVISIASLFIPHAKDRLKLIREYMEPMFDRNE
- a CDS encoding class I SAM-dependent methyltransferase, which encodes MGNTDKFEMIANMYDTPERIQIAKVSSEAIGEFLVDSNGKDAIDFGCGTGLVGMDLLNKLNSILFLDTSQNMIHQVEQKITSANIQNAATLCFDFEKDNLSDVHADYIFMVQVLLHINDIELVLSRLYEVLKDKGHLIVVDYNKNENIDSDMVHNGFSQTELNDRMSNIGYRNIQSKTFYNGSKIFMGQDASLFILDAEK